Proteins from a single region of Abyssalbus ytuae:
- a CDS encoding helix-turn-helix domain-containing protein translates to MNSENIIVKDLQELYASIGLPTDTIDVTSGFTVHFLQDTFKNLPYKSTPFRPNYFSFLFIENAYGKYTIDDKVFEVSPKTVYFTNPGNYRIFEWKKITDVCLITFDEAYLKEHVHADVYNHFSFLLTETVEPRTLSVQQFNHIKELYKLIHKEYLSGSPFKNEIIGGLTVVLLLKIKEYFFQEYNPIYEGNRSSQIVKTFKRNLESHFRDLVNGKTEQQLRVQDYADMQFLHVNYLSTVISNKTGKSISTWISEKTITEAKVMLQNPKLTVKEIANRLGFLESSHFSNYFKKHTSQSPAKYRKS, encoded by the coding sequence ATGAATTCTGAAAACATAATAGTAAAAGATTTGCAGGAGCTGTATGCATCTATCGGACTGCCCACAGATACAATTGATGTAACTTCCGGATTTACTGTTCATTTTTTACAGGATACTTTTAAAAACCTTCCATACAAATCAACACCCTTCAGGCCTAATTACTTCAGTTTTTTATTTATTGAAAATGCTTATGGCAAGTATACCATTGATGATAAGGTTTTTGAAGTTAGCCCAAAGACTGTTTATTTTACAAACCCCGGTAATTACAGAATTTTTGAATGGAAAAAGATAACCGATGTTTGTTTAATCACGTTTGATGAAGCCTATCTTAAGGAACATGTTCATGCAGATGTTTATAATCATTTTTCATTTCTCTTAACGGAAACTGTGGAACCCCGTACGCTTTCTGTTCAGCAGTTTAATCATATAAAAGAGCTTTATAAATTAATTCATAAAGAGTATTTATCCGGCTCGCCTTTTAAGAATGAAATCATAGGCGGGCTAACAGTTGTTTTACTATTAAAAATAAAGGAATACTTCTTTCAGGAGTACAATCCTATTTATGAGGGAAACAGAAGCTCTCAGATAGTTAAAACTTTTAAACGGAATTTGGAAAGCCATTTTAGGGATCTGGTAAACGGAAAAACAGAACAACAGTTAAGAGTACAGGATTATGCAGATATGCAATTTCTGCATGTTAATTATTTATCAACAGTAATAAGTAATAAGACCGGAAAATCAATTAGCACGTGGATTTCAGAAAAAACTATTACAGAAGCGAAAGTTATGCTGCAAAACCCAAAATTAACTGTAAAGGAAATTGCTAATAGACTTGGTTTTTTAGAATCATCGCATTTCAGTAATTATTTTAAAAAACACACTTCCCAAAGTCCTGCCAAGTACAGGAAAAGCTAA
- a CDS encoding family 43 glycosylhydrolase: MKIKNNINFKNASLVLLTCLLFGCSTSKLTYTNYLFTYFTGNGPGEEAIHYALSSDGYNYYTLNNNQPVVNSKEISSSGGVRDPHILRGTDGKTFYMVVTDLYVPEQGWNNYAMVLMKSTDLINWTHSIINIPETYPKEFGDVKRVWAPQTIYDEKKDQYMIYWSMLRDKGPDIIYYAYANDDFTGLATVPKQLFYSPTNSACIDGDIAYKDGKYHLFFKNESEGGGIRKAVSDKLTDGYVQQEGFYDQTEEAVEGSGIFKLIDSDEYILMYDMYKSGTYQFTKTKDLQHFTVVDNNISMNFHPRHGSIIQITDKEKEALLAKWGTLGESAFISFGSEAIKKNNVVVNDEDSTIYIPVKKGTDISNLDLGIQTVPWVSTSTSGVQNFSKGAVNYTIISGNEQKTYKVSVHEDNNPVLLGYYADPEIIYSHKNKKYYLYPTSDGFTGWSGTYFETFSSEDLVNWTDEGVILDLKKDVSWANRHAWAPCAIEKKIDGVYKYFYYFTAAQKIGVAVADEPMGPFVDSGKPLIAERPEGIKGGQEIDPDIFADPVSGKNYLYWGNGYMAVVELNDDMVTIKDNSLKLLNPGKSFREGTEVFYRNGKYYFLWSEDDTRSPNYRVRYATSNSPTGPLNIPENNLILEKKQGKGIYGTGHNSVIQTPDTDTWHIVYHRFTRPKGIKMGRAAGYNREVCIDKLEFNDDGSIKPVEPTL; this comes from the coding sequence ATGAAAATTAAAAACAATATTAATTTTAAAAATGCTTCTTTGGTGTTACTAACATGTTTATTATTTGGTTGTAGCACTTCAAAGCTAACATATACAAATTACCTTTTTACTTATTTTACGGGTAATGGTCCGGGAGAAGAAGCTATCCATTACGCTTTAAGTAGTGACGGATATAACTATTACACACTCAACAACAATCAACCTGTTGTAAATTCAAAAGAGATAAGCTCTTCCGGAGGTGTTCGTGATCCTCATATTTTAAGAGGTACTGACGGAAAGACATTTTATATGGTTGTAACCGATTTGTACGTCCCGGAACAGGGCTGGAATAACTATGCCATGGTTTTAATGAAATCAACCGATTTGATTAATTGGACCCATTCAATAATTAATATTCCGGAAACATATCCCAAGGAATTTGGTGATGTAAAACGTGTTTGGGCACCTCAAACTATTTACGATGAAAAAAAAGACCAGTATATGATTTACTGGTCTATGTTAAGAGATAAAGGACCGGATATTATTTATTATGCTTATGCCAATGACGATTTCACAGGTTTGGCCACAGTGCCAAAACAATTGTTTTATAGTCCTACCAATAGTGCCTGCATTGATGGTGACATTGCTTATAAAGACGGCAAGTATCATTTGTTTTTTAAGAACGAAAGTGAAGGAGGAGGCATCAGAAAAGCGGTTTCCGATAAACTAACAGATGGGTACGTTCAGCAAGAAGGATTTTATGACCAAACCGAGGAGGCTGTTGAAGGTTCCGGCATTTTTAAGTTAATAGATTCCGATGAATATATTTTAATGTATGACATGTACAAAAGCGGGACGTATCAGTTTACTAAAACCAAAGACCTACAACATTTTACTGTTGTAGATAACAACATCTCAATGAATTTTCATCCACGTCATGGATCAATTATTCAAATTACAGATAAGGAAAAGGAAGCTTTGTTAGCTAAGTGGGGTACACTTGGAGAAAGTGCCTTTATAAGTTTTGGTTCCGAAGCTATTAAAAAGAATAATGTTGTTGTAAATGATGAAGATAGCACTATTTATATTCCTGTAAAAAAAGGAACGGATATTTCCAATTTGGATTTAGGAATACAAACAGTACCTTGGGTCAGTACATCAACTTCCGGAGTTCAGAATTTTTCAAAAGGAGCTGTAAATTATACTATAATATCGGGGAATGAACAGAAAACATATAAAGTGTCAGTTCATGAAGATAATAATCCGGTATTATTGGGGTACTATGCCGATCCCGAAATCATTTATTCCCATAAAAACAAAAAGTATTACCTCTACCCAACCAGCGACGGGTTTACAGGGTGGTCGGGTACTTATTTTGAAACCTTCTCTTCTGAGGATTTGGTAAACTGGACCGATGAGGGGGTAATACTGGATCTAAAGAAGGATGTAAGTTGGGCCAATAGGCATGCCTGGGCCCCTTGCGCCATTGAAAAGAAAATAGATGGCGTATATAAATATTTTTATTATTTCACGGCCGCCCAAAAAATAGGTGTGGCGGTCGCCGATGAACCAATGGGGCCTTTTGTCGACTCAGGAAAACCTTTAATTGCAGAGCGACCGGAAGGTATAAAAGGAGGACAGGAAATAGACCCGGATATATTTGCTGATCCCGTTTCGGGTAAAAATTATTTGTATTGGGGTAACGGCTATATGGCCGTTGTTGAGTTAAATGACGACATGGTTACTATTAAAGATAATTCTTTGAAACTATTAAATCCGGGGAAAAGCTTTAGGGAAGGTACAGAAGTATTTTACAGAAACGGGAAATATTATTTTCTGTGGTCCGAGGACGATACCAGAAGTCCTAACTACCGTGTAAGGTATGCTACATCAAATTCGCCTACGGGACCTTTAAATATTCCGGAGAACAATTTGATTTTAGAAAAAAAACAGGGAAAAGGCATTTACGGTACCGGGCATAATAGTGTAATACAAACTCCGGACACTGATACTTGGCATATTGTATATCACCGGTTCACGCGTCCTAAAGGTATTAAAATGGGCAGAGCTGCAGGATATAACAGGGAAGTTTGTATTGATAAATTGGAATTTAATGATGATGGCAGTATTAAACCAGTAGAACCCACACTATAA
- a CDS encoding NPCBM/NEW2 domain-containing protein gives MKTINVFSLLIVLALLVACKSNAKKDGIATYVHKEESGFKSWALTPPMGWNSWDCFGPSVVEEEVKANADYMAKHLKDFGWEYVVVDIRWYVDNQTTGHYNAYDKSEFILDEYGRYMPSPKRFPSATNGAGFKPLADYIHSLGLKFGIHIMRGVPKEAVFNKLPVKGTNKTAADIYSTENECTWLKDNYTVVAGKLGAQEYYNSIFDLYAAWGVDFVKVDNLSRPYYSKEIEMIRNAIDQTGRPIVLSMSPGATPIDEHTHATANANMWRTIDDFWDNWAQLNYSFEKCAEWAPYISPGAWPDADMLPMGKFIRGERATNRYTKFTKDEQYTLITLWVMFKSPLMFGGNLPDNDEFTNLLLTNEEVLEVHSKSINNKQWFNKNDLIGWIADDPESGDKFVAIFNSAGDGFVTTKNILYRSGTVSKLTDGFGKDIDIKLPDGSKELYLIVNDGGDGHAYDHANWINPTLYFEDGNTMKLADLTWEEAYAGWGTIGVNKSISEGELNIKGVKYENGIGTHSQSIIRYKLPENTVRFTAFAGLDIGGTSGNHGCTVEFMISNEDPTPKNENPTKIPVNLEEMGFPGKCTIRDLWQKKHLGTFSGSEFSPTINYHGAGLYRISKAK, from the coding sequence ATGAAGACTATTAATGTATTTAGCTTATTAATTGTTCTTGCACTTTTGGTAGCATGTAAAAGTAATGCTAAAAAAGATGGCATAGCAACTTATGTACATAAAGAAGAATCAGGTTTTAAATCATGGGCATTAACACCGCCAATGGGGTGGAACAGTTGGGATTGTTTCGGGCCTTCGGTGGTGGAAGAAGAAGTAAAAGCCAATGCCGATTATATGGCAAAACACCTAAAAGATTTTGGGTGGGAATATGTTGTTGTAGATATTCGGTGGTATGTAGATAATCAAACTACAGGACATTATAATGCCTATGATAAATCTGAATTTATACTAGATGAATACGGTAGATATATGCCTTCTCCAAAACGCTTTCCATCTGCAACTAACGGCGCCGGATTTAAACCTTTAGCCGATTACATTCATAGCTTAGGGTTAAAATTTGGAATTCATATAATGCGGGGTGTGCCTAAGGAAGCCGTTTTTAACAAACTACCTGTAAAAGGAACAAACAAAACAGCGGCCGATATATATTCCACAGAGAATGAATGCACCTGGCTCAAGGATAATTATACTGTGGTAGCTGGTAAACTAGGAGCACAAGAATATTATAATTCTATTTTCGACTTATATGCAGCTTGGGGAGTAGATTTTGTAAAAGTAGATAATCTTTCTCGTCCGTATTATTCAAAAGAAATTGAAATGATTCGTAATGCAATTGACCAAACAGGGCGGCCCATAGTATTGAGTATGTCGCCGGGAGCAACACCAATTGATGAACATACTCATGCTACAGCTAATGCCAATATGTGGCGAACCATTGATGATTTCTGGGATAACTGGGCCCAATTAAATTATTCATTTGAAAAGTGTGCCGAATGGGCACCTTATATTTCTCCTGGTGCCTGGCCGGATGCCGATATGCTTCCTATGGGAAAATTTATTAGGGGCGAACGTGCTACAAACCGTTATACCAAATTTACTAAAGATGAACAATATACTTTAATTACCCTGTGGGTTATGTTTAAATCGCCACTCATGTTTGGTGGGAATTTGCCGGATAATGACGAGTTCACCAATTTACTGCTTACCAATGAAGAGGTGTTGGAGGTACATAGTAAATCTATAAATAATAAGCAATGGTTTAACAAAAATGACTTAATTGGTTGGATAGCCGACGACCCGGAGAGTGGAGATAAATTTGTTGCGATATTTAATAGTGCCGGTGATGGGTTTGTAACCACAAAAAATATCTTATACCGTAGTGGGACAGTTTCTAAATTGACCGATGGATTTGGAAAAGATATTGATATTAAACTACCGGATGGAAGCAAAGAATTGTACCTGATTGTTAATGATGGAGGTGATGGCCATGCTTATGATCATGCCAATTGGATTAATCCGACGCTTTATTTCGAGGATGGGAATACAATGAAGCTAGCTGATTTAACATGGGAAGAAGCATATGCAGGATGGGGAACCATTGGAGTGAATAAGAGTATTTCGGAAGGAGAACTCAATATCAAAGGCGTTAAGTATGAAAATGGTATTGGAACACACTCACAATCGATTATCCGTTACAAGCTTCCTGAAAATACGGTTCGCTTTACAGCTTTTGCTGGACTTGATATAGGGGGTACAAGTGGAAATCATGGTTGTACGGTTGAATTTATGATATCTAATGAAGATCCAACGCCTAAAAATGAAAACCCAACAAAGATTCCTGTGAACCTGGAAGAAATGGGATTCCCTGGAAAATGTACCATTCGGGATTTATGGCAGAAAAAACATTTGGGAACCTTTTCCGGTTCAGAATTTTCTCCGACAATCAATTATCACGGTGCAGGATTATATCGTATTTCAAAAGCTAAATAA
- a CDS encoding glycoside hydrolase family 43 protein has translation MYYLLRTLITLGFFPLLFACGTVKQNSKSFQDELSAYLMVYFKDDDHSLHMALSTDGKNFTDINKGKAIIAGDTIASQKGIRDPHISRGPDGAFYLVMTDLHIFAKEKGFRNTTWERPVEKYDWGNNRGFVLMKSYDLIHWTHSNFLFDETFKGFENIGCAWAPQSIYDPQEKKMMVYFTMRIGHGLTKMYYAYANEDFTKLITQPELLFKYPREEVQVLDADITLMPDGRYCMMYVPQENPGGIKMAFSNHINKGYEYIDEWVDKERGSCEAPNVWKRLDSNTWILMYDIFSINPHNFGFAETTDFINFKNLGHFNEGEMTTTNFTSPKHGAVIHLTKKEALKLAGHWGYNLQFKNQ, from the coding sequence ATGTATTATTTATTAAGAACCTTAATCACATTAGGATTTTTTCCCCTTCTATTTGCCTGTGGAACGGTAAAGCAGAATTCAAAATCATTTCAAGATGAATTAAGTGCTTATTTGATGGTTTATTTTAAAGACGACGATCATAGCCTGCATATGGCATTAAGTACCGATGGTAAGAACTTTACCGACATAAACAAAGGAAAAGCTATTATAGCCGGTGATACTATAGCCAGCCAAAAAGGCATTCGCGACCCTCATATATCCAGAGGGCCGGATGGTGCTTTTTATTTAGTAATGACAGACCTTCATATTTTTGCAAAGGAAAAAGGCTTTAGAAATACAACATGGGAAAGACCTGTCGAAAAATACGATTGGGGCAATAATAGAGGTTTTGTTTTAATGAAATCATATGATCTGATACACTGGACCCACAGCAATTTTCTTTTTGACGAAACTTTTAAAGGATTTGAAAATATTGGTTGTGCCTGGGCACCTCAATCCATTTACGACCCTCAAGAGAAAAAAATGATGGTCTACTTTACCATGAGAATAGGGCATGGATTAACGAAAATGTACTATGCCTATGCCAATGAAGATTTTACAAAATTAATAACACAACCCGAACTGTTATTCAAATACCCCAGGGAAGAGGTTCAGGTATTGGATGCCGATATTACACTCATGCCTGACGGCCGCTATTGCATGATGTATGTACCACAGGAAAATCCAGGAGGGATAAAAATGGCTTTTTCAAACCATATAAACAAAGGTTATGAATATATAGATGAATGGGTGGATAAAGAACGTGGTTCTTGTGAAGCTCCCAATGTATGGAAACGCTTGGATAGCAACACATGGATATTAATGTACGATATATTCAGTATAAACCCCCACAATTTTGGATTTGCTGAAACCACAGATTTTATCAATTTTAAAAATTTAGGACATTTTAATGAAGGAGAAATGACAACCACCAATTTTACATCACCAAAACACGGTGCAGTTATTCATTTAACCAAAAAAGAAGCGCTTAAACTGGCAGGTCACTGGGGGTACAATCTTCAATTTAAAAATCAATAG
- a CDS encoding SDR family oxidoreductase, which yields MSNLKEKVALITGSSRGIGAEIAKTLAKNGAKIVVNYAGSKEAAENVVKEIIQNGSEAIAIQADVSRKEDVTRMFDQAIAYFGKVDILVNNAGVMLNSLIKDATDDLFEKQMNINVKGVFNTLREASTKLADNGSIINLSSTVTRTIFPTYGIYSASKAAVQQLSRVFAKETGSRGINVNCVLPGPTGTDLFLKGKSEELITQLASTNAFKRLGTPDDIAKIVVFLASDEAKWISAQNIGANGAMA from the coding sequence ATGAGTAATCTAAAAGAAAAAGTAGCCTTAATAACAGGTTCTTCCAGGGGGATAGGCGCAGAAATAGCAAAAACACTGGCAAAGAATGGCGCTAAAATAGTGGTTAATTATGCAGGTAGTAAAGAAGCTGCGGAAAATGTTGTGAAAGAAATCATTCAGAATGGATCTGAAGCCATTGCAATACAAGCCGATGTGAGCAGGAAAGAAGATGTGACCCGTATGTTTGACCAGGCAATCGCATATTTTGGGAAAGTTGATATTTTGGTAAACAATGCCGGGGTAATGCTTAACTCTTTAATTAAAGATGCCACAGATGATTTATTTGAAAAGCAAATGAATATCAATGTAAAAGGAGTATTTAATACACTTCGTGAGGCATCAACCAAATTAGCAGATAACGGTAGCATCATTAACCTTTCATCTACCGTTACCCGTACTATTTTCCCTACCTATGGTATCTATTCGGCAAGTAAGGCTGCCGTACAGCAATTAAGCAGGGTATTTGCCAAAGAAACAGGAAGCAGGGGGATTAATGTTAACTGCGTATTACCAGGACCCACAGGTACCGATTTATTTTTAAAAGGAAAATCAGAAGAATTAATTACACAATTGGCAAGCACCAATGCTTTTAAACGTTTAGGAACCCCGGATGATATTGCAAAAATAGTAGTGTTCCTGGCAAGTGATGAAGCAAAATGGATTTCGGCTCAAAACATAGGAGCTAATGGTGCAATGGCATAA
- a CDS encoding nuclear transport factor 2 family protein — protein sequence MESKVFIESGFKRIFGSTGFDEDFIREIFDQSYIQHVDGKTLELEEFIKHIKVLKERTKSIKVDFKTLIEEGDTVFSNHVVTATMKDHTKTIIHVIAEFRVRNGKMYYCDELTSLIDGNPNNSNLGSAH from the coding sequence ATGGAAAGCAAAGTATTTATTGAGAGTGGGTTTAAAAGAATATTCGGTTCAACAGGTTTTGATGAAGATTTTATTCGCGAAATATTTGATCAATCATACATTCAACATGTAGATGGTAAAACATTAGAGCTTGAAGAGTTCATTAAACATATAAAAGTATTAAAAGAGAGAACAAAATCAATTAAAGTGGATTTCAAGACTTTAATAGAGGAGGGAGATACTGTTTTTTCCAATCATGTGGTAACAGCTACCATGAAAGATCATACAAAAACAATAATTCATGTTATAGCTGAGTTTCGTGTCAGGAATGGAAAAATGTATTATTGTGATGAATTAACTTCATTAATAGATGGTAATCCTAACAACAGCAATTTAGGATCTGCTCATTAG
- a CDS encoding family 43 glycosylhydrolase: MNKLIFKLLVLTVLSVTGTNAQNNNFEGYLFAYFEGNKAGYSQEQLRFAVSEDAINWQALNNNAPILSSDDISATGGIRDPHILRGENNDFYMVATDMNTQKNGWGHNPGIVMLKSDNLTDWKSSIVDLEKSYPEKFKDIQWVWAPQSIYDSKAKKYLVYFTVKFKYNKKLDFYSSYANKDFSGFESVPTLMYSAKDGAIDGDIIYKDGTYHLFYKGNTKDKNGREVKNGIKQATSTSLQGPWRESFDYIDFYADKPTVVEGSSVFKLNDKDEYILMYDLYSDGRYEFQRSKDLYNFTTKTESFIKNFSPRHGSVIGITKKEASRLNEKWGGVPFTLLTDENGLYHFKATGNPIITHKYTADPAAIVKNDTLWLYTGHDFKGGQRGYKMKDWCLFSTTDMQNWIEYPVPLKITDFTWATSGDAYAGHVQEWKGKYYWYISTNSTGIGVAIADNPKGPFKDALGKPLLTNNDCFASTHSWACIDPAIFVDDDGQPWIFWGNRQCYYARLKDNMIEIDGDIKQMNFEGFEFTEAPWVHKYKNKYYLTYATGFPEKIAYAMADNIEGPYEYKGILNEIAGNSNTNHQAIVDFKGKSYFIYHNGAIQTDGGSYSRSVCIDKLEYNRNGAIKPIIMTTNGINK; the protein is encoded by the coding sequence ATGAACAAGTTAATATTTAAATTATTAGTACTAACTGTTTTAAGTGTAACGGGAACAAATGCCCAAAATAATAATTTTGAAGGCTATTTGTTTGCCTATTTTGAAGGAAATAAAGCTGGTTATAGTCAGGAACAATTGCGATTTGCAGTAAGTGAGGATGCCATAAACTGGCAGGCCTTAAATAATAATGCCCCTATTTTAAGCTCCGATGATATTTCCGCCACCGGGGGCATTCGCGACCCGCATATTCTTAGAGGAGAAAATAATGATTTTTATATGGTCGCTACCGATATGAATACCCAAAAAAATGGTTGGGGTCATAATCCCGGAATCGTCATGTTAAAGTCAGATAATCTTACAGATTGGAAATCTTCAATTGTAGATTTAGAGAAAAGCTATCCGGAAAAGTTTAAAGATATTCAATGGGTATGGGCACCACAAAGCATTTACGACTCTAAAGCAAAAAAATACCTGGTATATTTTACAGTAAAGTTTAAGTATAACAAAAAACTGGATTTTTATAGTTCCTATGCCAACAAAGACTTTTCAGGATTTGAATCCGTGCCCACATTAATGTACAGTGCTAAAGACGGCGCTATAGATGGCGATATTATTTATAAAGATGGCACTTACCATTTGTTCTATAAAGGAAATACCAAGGATAAAAATGGCAGGGAAGTTAAAAACGGAATTAAACAGGCCACAAGCACATCGCTACAAGGACCTTGGAGAGAGTCTTTCGATTACATAGATTTTTATGCCGATAAACCGACAGTTGTAGAGGGCTCATCGGTTTTTAAATTGAATGACAAAGATGAATACATTTTAATGTACGACTTGTATTCAGACGGACGTTATGAATTTCAACGTTCTAAGGATTTGTACAACTTTACAACAAAAACAGAGTCTTTTATCAAAAATTTTTCGCCCAGACACGGAAGTGTTATCGGCATTACAAAAAAAGAGGCTTCCAGGCTTAATGAAAAATGGGGAGGTGTTCCTTTTACTTTATTGACCGATGAAAACGGATTGTATCATTTTAAAGCTACAGGTAATCCAATAATAACCCATAAATATACGGCCGATCCGGCAGCCATTGTTAAAAATGATACTTTGTGGTTATATACCGGGCATGATTTTAAAGGAGGACAAAGGGGATATAAAATGAAAGATTGGTGTTTGTTTTCTACTACCGATATGCAAAACTGGATAGAATATCCTGTACCTTTAAAGATTACCGATTTTACATGGGCAACAAGTGGAGATGCTTATGCAGGCCATGTTCAAGAATGGAAAGGTAAATACTATTGGTACATTAGCACCAATTCAACAGGAATAGGTGTTGCGATTGCCGATAATCCGAAGGGCCCTTTTAAAGATGCGTTGGGAAAACCTTTATTGACAAATAATGATTGTTTTGCATCAACACATTCCTGGGCATGTATTGATCCGGCCATTTTTGTTGACGATGATGGCCAACCCTGGATATTTTGGGGGAATAGGCAATGTTATTATGCCAGGTTAAAGGACAATATGATTGAAATTGATGGTGATATTAAACAGATGAATTTTGAAGGATTTGAATTTACCGAGGCACCTTGGGTACATAAATATAAAAATAAGTATTACTTAACATATGCCACAGGATTTCCGGAGAAAATAGCCTATGCCATGGCCGATAATATTGAAGGGCCGTATGAATATAAAGGTATATTAAACGAAATAGCCGGCAATAGTAACACTAACCACCAAGCCATTGTCGATTTTAAAGGGAAATCATATTTTATCTATCACAATGGTGCCATTCAAACTGATGGGGGGAGCTATAGCCGATCGGTTTGTATTGATAAATTAGAATACAATAGGAACGGCGCAATCAAACCAATTATAATGACTACCAATGGCATTAATAAATAG
- a CDS encoding NmrA family NAD(P)-binding protein: MNIILGASGQVGSNIVNALANKNLPVRAIVRNPTSAFGKNIEVKIANFFNQKELIEAFKGGTTVFLLTPENPLSTDIIGETSIIISNYKKAIQANEIKRIVGLSCVGAHVNNNTGNILMSGMLEKEFDDLIEVEKIFIRPSYYFSNWLNFLEVVEQQGVLPSFFPENLKIDMNSPIDVAKFIAHKIAENTKWEGKKIFELTGSQKYSSKEIADILSKLLNKRIEVFIIPKENWKETLMSAGFTKNTSDNIIDMTQAVIDKIVFPENKDYINILPTNLYDYFKEQLIRSGKISET; this comes from the coding sequence ATGAATATAATTTTAGGTGCTTCAGGTCAAGTAGGGTCAAATATTGTCAATGCTTTAGCAAATAAAAATTTACCTGTAAGAGCAATTGTAAGAAATCCAACCTCTGCTTTTGGAAAAAATATAGAAGTTAAAATTGCTAATTTTTTTAACCAAAAAGAACTGATTGAGGCTTTTAAAGGAGGTACAACCGTGTTTTTACTAACACCGGAAAACCCTTTGTCTACTGATATTATAGGTGAAACCAGCATTATAATTAGTAATTATAAAAAGGCTATTCAGGCCAATGAAATAAAAAGGATAGTAGGCTTGTCATGTGTTGGTGCCCATGTGAACAATAACACAGGAAACATCTTAATGTCTGGAATGTTAGAAAAAGAATTTGATGATTTAATTGAGGTTGAAAAAATATTCATTCGTCCTTCATATTATTTTAGTAATTGGTTAAATTTTCTAGAAGTTGTTGAACAGCAAGGTGTTTTACCCTCATTTTTTCCGGAGAACTTAAAGATAGATATGAACTCACCAATTGATGTTGCTAAATTCATAGCACATAAAATAGCTGAAAACACTAAATGGGAAGGAAAAAAAATATTTGAATTAACAGGATCTCAAAAATATAGTTCTAAAGAGATTGCTGATATCCTTTCAAAATTGTTAAATAAGAGAATTGAAGTTTTTATCATTCCAAAAGAAAACTGGAAAGAAACTCTTATGTCTGCAGGTTTTACAAAAAATACATCAGATAATATTATTGATATGACGCAAGCTGTTATTGATAAAATTGTATTTCCTGAAAATAAAGATTATATAAATATATTACCAACCAATTTGTATGATTATTTCAAAGAACAATTAATAAGGTCAGGGAAAATATCTGAAACATAA
- a CDS encoding helix-turn-helix domain-containing protein, with translation MNSGKLNKIPVSKISEQSRNGIVFRYIFNNEQVTTIDHVHQDDYYMFILLEEGEYRACIDFNEYKLNGLSIAFISPGQIHFITGYKNVTGYVIGVDTVLINHTFKEVFEKVSVSGNLIVPDIETFENLKSCLSVLHKKIQSRNDILEQNLVYALVSSFIGLVAEMYHNDNLGSLNKRSAIITHQFRKLLSNSYQTVKSPSQYASKLNLSLSYLNEVVKETTNLTVSQCIQNEIILQAKRLLFYTNMTIKEIAYELGFEDHTYFTRLFTKVAGISPTKFKVNYRQ, from the coding sequence ATGAATTCAGGTAAGTTAAACAAAATTCCTGTAAGTAAAATATCAGAACAATCACGTAATGGTATTGTTTTCAGGTATATTTTCAACAATGAACAGGTTACCACCATAGATCATGTTCATCAAGATGATTATTATATGTTTATTTTATTGGAAGAAGGAGAATATAGAGCATGTATTGATTTTAATGAATATAAATTAAATGGTTTGTCTATTGCATTCATTTCACCCGGACAAATTCATTTTATTACCGGATATAAAAATGTCACAGGATATGTTATTGGAGTAGATACAGTACTAATAAATCATACCTTTAAAGAGGTTTTTGAAAAAGTTTCAGTTTCGGGAAATTTAATTGTACCGGATATAGAAACTTTTGAAAACCTAAAATCCTGCCTATCAGTTTTGCATAAAAAAATACAATCCCGAAATGATATTTTGGAACAAAATCTTGTATATGCCCTGGTTTCTTCATTTATAGGATTAGTTGCAGAAATGTATCACAATGATAATCTAGGTTCGTTAAATAAACGTTCTGCCATTATTACCCATCAGTTCAGGAAACTATTATCGAATAGTTATCAAACTGTTAAAAGTCCGTCACAATATGCCTCCAAACTTAATCTGTCTCTTTCTTATCTAAATGAAGTAGTAAAAGAAACCACAAATCTAACAGTGAGTCAGTGTATTCAAAATGAGATTATCCTTCAAGCAAAACGCCTTTTATTTTATACAAATATGACAATAAAGGAAATAGCATACGAACTAGGTTTTGAAGATCATACATATTTTACACGGCTATTTACGAAAGTGGCAGGCATTTCTCCAACTAAATTTAAAGTAAATTACCGTCAATAG